In Botrytis cinerea B05.10 chromosome 6, complete sequence, the following proteins share a genomic window:
- the Bcrtt10 gene encoding Bcrtt10: MSSFKHNHSLSPILALEFYHTSTGKLLILAAEGSFLKIYDAKTSSQIGQCRVFDSQAIHGIIIRELNNDSKDDLQVVIWGGQCLTLIRKSQIEEIISQHVTSITETATSASDWVLSVAFCPWENDGCVMVTAHNAMVQATLSKENRTTILRQLQPSSRSMLYSASLVCENQDTVIVAAGTIFGEVIVWKCVAAEDNSKFHNEALFVFTGHEGSIFGVDISPPIMGHDGKTTRLLASCSDDRTIRIWNLAEDSQNDADAMKLAADLLPRETGFGEKAKPQQDSNGFNRCIAVTMGHASRIWGVKFHFPNISTFGTSPITILSFGEDSTAQQWTLELGSELQNGGKTSDISEFDVSKPSLNDLAKLTHIKTFAFHTGKHIWSAAITQIENSQNLLVTGGADGKISTYCFEEETKPNPIQIDALGKDADSATDNPIEGSYYSVAFELEDVLKSLNSTESCYKEEQDQESVVSKKNKKAPKDAFNRYAFVSENDFLITTTFGRILKATVGNSVNFKELSLPESSAQDLRSYSILKGNSTLGLCCLAGTNGKIFLYQPGLPIVQIGQVERKPSDVFIVPANDNQSVELLVTLLGTQELTIFSFNLESSVSQPLIDRRTLSLPPKFIVTGAGTCNDHLVIGSREGKIAVHDTNTNTMNTWNSLGKKDAITSIVAVPRTDSKQTTSYFAITSRDGLYAIFSYNNEAAPKISCVHSAAPPFGPMIEACWFQGSDLILYGFKSKSLIVWNETRQSEIMRIDCGGAHRAHAYSPFEGTQGGGSGHLIYTKASQLFLHSQKVPSHRTIKPGGHGREIKTCAIGGSPQMIATGAEDTNIRIWRYENKNTQNTNQSFDSHSLNCLSTIQKHTAGLQHLHWHNSHYLFSSGGVEEFYIWRIQSIPGFGLGVICEASCPDPTAEQDLRIMSFDVSDIPGSEYEEMIITLAYSDSTMRTYLYSRISGWKLLVRGQYTSACLMQIAHLQISHSELTFLTAATDGSLCIWRAPLPFSPNSQAQSQNPAEAPSSISPPQTSTPILISHTKIHQNAIKTLAFKYTPASATTAPYLVIITGGDDNAIGVTLYPISEPSGLGLKSSSFQNPMKILVPNAHAAAVTGLVFMPHSHSHSQPRLRSTDIIDSADDEDEKKKKKKKETDMYIVSSSTDQRVKTWRVAIASSFTSTSTAEKEKGETCPIDIEMVGDEFTAVSDIGDVGLIPGDDGNGAKAIIVGNGMEIWGFGETKSSFEIRDSV; the protein is encoded by the exons ATGTCTTCTTTCAAG CATAACCACTCATTGAGCCCAATTTTGGCATTGGAATTTTACCATACTTCTACTGGTAAACTGTTGATTCTTGCAGCTGAAGGTTCTTTTCTCAAGATATATGATGCCAAAACTTCCAGTCAGATTGGCCAATGTAGAGTCTTTGACTCACAGGCAATTCATGGTATCATTATTAGAGAATTGAACAATGATTCCAAAGACGATTTGCAGGTAGTTATTTGGGGCGGTCAATGTTTGACCTTGATCCGcaaatctcaaattgaagagatcATATCTCAACATGTGACTAGTATCACGGAAACTGCGACATCAGCCAGTGACTGGGTTCTCAGTGTTGCATTTTGTCCTTGGGAAAACGATGGCTGTGTCATGGTTACTGCTCACAATGCAATGGTTCAAGCAACACTATCAAAGGAAAACAGGACAACGATATTACGCCAACTACAACCTTCTTCGCGATCTATGTTGTACTCTGCGAGTCTCGTTTGCGAGAATCAGGATACTGTTATAGTTGCAGCAGGAACTATCTTCGGCGAGGTCATTGTTTGGAAATGTGTTGCTGCCGAAGATAACTCTAAATTTCACAATGAAGCCCTCTTTGTTTTCACTGGTCACGAGGGTTCCATTTTTGGGGTCGATATATCTCCACCGATCATGGGCCATGATGGAAAGACCACACGATTGCTAGCGAGCTGTAGCGATGATCGTACAATACGAATATGGAATCTTGCGGAAGACTCACAAAATGATGCAGATGCTATGAAGTTAGCTGCCGACTTACTGCCAAGAGAGACAGGTTTCGGAGAGAAAGCAAAACCTCAACAGGACTCTAATGGCTTCAACCGATGTATTGCGGTAACTATGGGCCATGCATCTCGTATATGGGGTGTCAAATTTCACTTTCCTAATATTTCAACATTTGGCACCTCACCAATcaccattctttctttcggAGAAGATTCAACAGCTCAACAATGGACACTTGAACTTGGGAGTGAGCTTCAAAATGGGGGCAAAACCTCTGATATTTCAGAATTTGATGTTTCTAAACCTAGTTTAAACGATCTTGCTAAGTTAACACACATCAAAACTTTTGCATTTCATACCGGAAAGCATATTTGGTCAGCAGCTATTACTCAAATAGAAAACAGTCAAAATTTGCTCGTCACTGGTGGAGCAGATGGAAAAATCTCAACATAttgttttgaagaagagacaaAGCCAAATCCAATTCAAATTGATGCGTTAGGCAAGGATGCCGACTCTGCAACGGACAATCCTATTGAAGGTTCATATTACTCGGTAGCTTTTGAGCTCGAAGATGTTTTAAAGTCTCTCAATTCTACGGAATCCTGTTACAAGGAGGAACAGGATCAAGAATCCGTCGTATcgaagaaaaacaagaagGCGCCCAAAGATGCCTTCAATCGGTATGCATTTGTATCTGAAAATGATTTCCTGATCACGACAACATTCGGAAGAATTCTCAAGGCTACTGTTGGAAATTCGGTCAATTTCAAAGAGCTGTCTCTACCCGAATCCAGTGCTCAAGATCTTAGATCTTATTCTATTTTGAAGGGCAACTCAACTCTGGGATTATGTTGCTTGGCGGGTACAAACGGGAAAATATTCTTGTATCAACCAGGACTGCCCATCGTTCAAATAGGGCAAGTCGAACGAAAACCATCTGATGTGTTTATTGTCCCAGCAAATGATAACCAATCAGTTGAATTATTAGTCACACTATTGGGAACCCAAGAACTGACaatattctctttcaatctgGAATCTTCCGTCTCACAACCTCTTATTGACAGAAGGACTCTCTCATTACCCCCGAAATTCATAGTCACAGGTGCTGGTACATGTAACGACCATCTCGTCATTGGCTCTAGAGAAGGTAAAATCGCGGTACAcgacaccaacaccaacactATGAATACCTGGAACTCGCTTGGTAAGAAGGATGCTATTACTTCCATTGTTGCTGTTCCCAGGACCGATTCTAAGCAAACCACAAGCTACTTCGCAATCACTAGTCGAGACGGGTTATATGCCATATTTTCATACAACAATGAAGCTGCGCCAAAGATTTCATGTGTACACTCTGCTGCACCACCATTTGGACCCATGATTGAAGCTTGTTGGTTTCAAGGTTCTGATTTAATTCTATATGGCTTCAAAAGTAAGAGTCTTATCGTATGGAATGAGACGAGACAATCTGAGATTATGCGTATCGACTGCGGAGGTGCACATCGAGCTCACGCATATTCTCCCTTTGAGGGGACTCaaggtggtggtagtggtcACTTGATATACACAAAAGCATCACAactctttcttcattcccaaAAAGTTCCTTCTCATCGCACCATTAAACCAGGCGGCCACGGGCGAGAAATCAAGACTTGTGCTATAGGGGGCTCTCCCCAAATGATAGCAACCGGTGCTGAAGATACCAATATCAGAATCTGGCGCTACGAGAACAAAAATACACAAAACACGAATCAAAGCTTTGATTCACACTCCCTCAATTGCCTCTCCACAATCCAAAAACACACGGCAGGTCTCCAGCACCTTCACTGGCACAACTCACACTACCTCTTCAGCAGCGGTGGCGTCGAAGAATTCTACATCTGGCGCATCCAATCAATTCCTGGCTTCGGTCTCGGAGTCATATGCGAAGCTTCTTGTCCTGATCCCACTGCCGAACAGGATCTACGCATCATGTCTTTCGACGTGTCTGATATTCCCGGGAGCGAGTACGAAGAAATGATCATCACGCTTGCCTATTCGGACTCAACCATGCGCACTTATCTTTACTCAAGGATCAGTGGATGGAAGTTACTGGTTAGGGGTCAATATACATCTGCATGTTTAATGCAAATAGCGCATCTACAGATTTCCCACTCAGAGCTCACTTTCCTAACCGCGGCTACCGACGGAAGTCTCTGTATCTGGAGGGcccctctccccttctcccccAATTCCCAAgcccaatcccaaaatcccGCAGAAGCCCCCTCCTCAATCTCACCCCCACAAACTTCCAcccccatcctcatctcacacaccaaaatccatcaaaaCGCCATCAAAACCCTCGCGTTCAAATACACCCCCGCTTCCGCTACTACCGCTCCATATCTCGTAATCATCACCGGCGGCGACGATAACGCAATCGGCGTGACGCTGTATCCGATTTCGGAACCTTCGGGCCTGGGTTTGAagtcctcttctttccagaACCCGATGAAAATACTCGTCCCCAATGCGCACGCGGCTGCTGTTACGGGATTGGTGTTTAtgcctcattctcattctcattctcagcCTCGTCTCCGTTCTACAGATATTATAGATAGCGCAGACGACGaggacgagaagaaaaagaaaaagaaaaaggaaacgGATATGTATATCGTATCTTCCAGCACTGATCAGCGGGTTAAGACGTGGCGGGTTGCgattgcttcttcttttacaTCTACATCAACAgccgaaaaagaaaaaggggaAACATGCCCGATAGATATCGAGATGGTAGGGGATGAGTTTACGGCGGTGAGTGATATTGGGGATGTGGGTTTGATTCCTGGGGATGATGGGAACGGGGCGAAAGCGATTATTGtagggaatggaatggagatatggggatttggagagaCGAAATCGAGTTttgagattcgagattctgTGTGA
- the Bciks1 gene encoding Bciks1 produces MSLVPYSSRDSREIVLRHDDAIVVRDPNTQQLVLRSAPPGLVLNDCPTCHRPLRTPSPERQQPTPSARANAFIAPEYFRMLHAANSGPNEQPPSSPIRRLVQPASPSANYVDDAEDHVEFVASTPVVETGHTIKKEAFSPNYFKRFFIEEKELGRGGKGVVLLVRHELDGVSLGQFACKRVPVGDDHAWLEKVLIEVQLLQGLSHPNLVSYRHVWLEDVQLNRFSPSVPCAYILQQYCNSGDLLRYIAGPTPNMQSTNEQLKEQMRRRSRGGAERPDLRSSQRKLQFEEIYSFFKDITSGLAHLHASNYIHRDLKPSNCLLHQDGSDMRCLISDFGEVQAENVVRKSTGSTGTISYCAPEVLKQDQFGRYGNFTTKSDIFSLGMILYFMCFRRLPYKSADSFEEDFEDMDLLRAEISTWSGFQDERRERPELPNQLYNFLKRLLAVNPNDRPSANEILEAIRTERGLQNPTRVRHGSSSGIRGRIQAIDSPMPPATPVSEREPKRVRSRAYIEDASSETSSRSSSPTTTSQLAMEISRNRTAVPVTKPHITTPLLMPPPTTLASSFRHRISLYRHYSETWAHHNNQSLTLLARVSIFLFKVFMITKPCLSSLARRWIWYPLVVIAAVELGLGTRLSWGISGGLLVFHFMVVEFFDWFGPGMCNGRLGVHEHWHQTGF; encoded by the exons ATGTCCCTAGTCCCATACTCATCTAGAGACAGTCGAGAGATTGTACT TCGCCATGATGATGCGATCGTCGTAAGGGATCCCAATACTCAACAATTGGTTCTGCGAAGTGCCCCTCCTGGTCTCGTCTTAAATGATTGTCCGACGTGCCATCGTCCATTGCGCACACCCTCTCCCGAACGACAGCAGCCTACTCCTTCCGCTCGTGCAAATGCCTTCATAGCTCCAGAATACTTTCGCATGCTTCATGCGGCAAATAGTGGCCCGAATGAGCAACCACCCTCCAGTCCGATTCGCAGACTCGTACAACCTGCCTCTCCGTCTGCGAACTATGTAGATGATGCAGAAGACCATGTGGAATTTGTGGCAAGCACTCCAGTGGTGGAAACAGGACATACCATAAAGAAGGAAGCTTTCAGCCCAAACTACTTCAAGAGATTCTTCATTGAGGAAAAGGAATTAGGCCGCGGGGGAAAGGGGGTAGTTCTCTTAGTCCGCCATGAGCTCGACGGGGTGTCTCTAG GTCAATTTGCGTGCAAGAGAGTGCCAGTTGGTGATGATCATGCATGGTTAGAGAAAG TTCTCATTGAGGTTCAACTCTTACAGGGGCTTTCTCACCCAAACCTCGTATCCTACCGACATGTCTGGCTGGAAGACGTCCAATTGAACCGGTTCAGTCCCTCGGTACCTTGCGCCTACATTCTTCAGCAGTATTGCAACTCTGGAGACCTACTACGTTATATTGCTGGACCTACACCGAACATGCAATCCACGAATGAACAATTGAAGGAGCAAATGCGGAGAAGATCAAGAGGGGGCGCCGAACGACCAGATCTGAGGTCATCGCAGCGGAAATTGCAGTTTGAGGAAATTTATTCGTTCTTCAAGGATATCACTTCAGGTCTTGCACATCTACACGCTTCGAACTACATTCATCGAGACTTGAAACCAAGCAACTGCTTGCTACATCAAGATGGAAGTGACATGAGATGCCTCATAAGCGACTTTGGAGAGGTGCAAGCGGAAAACGTTGTGAGGAAATCGACTGGATCTACAGGCACAATATCATATTGTGCTCCTGAAGTTTTGAAGCAAGATCAGTTTGGTCGCTATGGAAATTTCACAACAAAATCTGACATTTTCAGCTTGGGaatgatattgtatttcatGTGTTTCCGACGACTTCCTTACAAGAGTGCAGACAGCTTCGAGGAAGActttgaagatatggatCTACTTAGGGCTGAAATTAGTACATGGTCTGGATTTCAAGACGAACGACGAGAGCGACCAGAATTACCAAATCAGCTCTATAACTTTCTTAAGAGATTACTTGCTGTCAACCCTAACGATCGACCTAGTGCCAATGAGATCTTAGAAGCAATCAGAACAGAAAGAGGTTTGCAGAATCCAACTCGAGTACGGCATGGTAGTTCATCAGGAATTCGTGGAAGAATTCAAGCAATTGACTCGCCCATGCCACCCGCGACACCGGTCAGCGAACGGGAACCGAAGCGAGTGCGCTCAAGAGCATATATCGAAGATGCTTCATCCGAAACCTCATCTCGTTCATCCTCACCCACAACCACCTCCCAGCTCGCTATGGAAATCAGTCGAAACCGCACTGCTGTTCCTGTTACAAAACCTCACATTACCACTCCACTATTAATgccaccacccaccactcTTGCATCCTCCTTCAGGCATCGCATATCTCTTTACCGTCACTATAGCGAAACGTGGGCTCATCACAACAATCAATCTCTTACTTTATTAGCTAGAGTgtcaatttttcttttcaaagttttcatGATAACAAAACCatgtctttcttctctcgctAGACGATGGATCTGGTATCCTCTCGTCGTAATAGCCGCTGTAGAACTGGGACTTGGAACAAGATTAAGTTGGGGCATATCTGGCGGTCTTTTGGTATTTCATTTCATGGTGGTAGAATTTTTTGATTGGTTTGGACCTGGCATGTGCAATGGAAGACTTGGAGTGCATGAACATTGGCATCAGACCGGTTTCTGA